The Penicillium digitatum chromosome 6, complete sequence genome has a window encoding:
- a CDS encoding Methyltransferase type 11, with the protein MANPDSQTIELDRQYLDTVIVLGREYQKYSIDHRTYFGPEEAQRLEDEQQLFQRIFDNRLIFPPIRRLKRALDCGHGSASWAVDVAEQNPDCEVIGIDIAPHMSPDDMPDNLWLQVDDLNRRFTFPANHFDLVHSRLLATGINRSRWPSYLRDIVRVLKPGGWAQMVEIYFNVQSDNGSITDAHALRRWSTQYLRALEDRKDLRVGSKLRTLMAEAGFVEVDTKMIPLPLSAWSTGRYLAARK; encoded by the exons ATGGC GAATCCCGATTCACAAACGATAGAATTAGACCGTCAATATCTCGATACGGTCATAGTTCTGGGCCGGGAGTATCAGAAATATTCGATCGATCATCGCACATACTTTGGACCG GAAGAAGCACAACGACTCGAAGATGAGCAACAACTTTTCCAGAGAATTTTCGATAATCGTCTGATCTTCCCACCGATCCGTCGGCTGAAAAGAGCTCTTGACTGTGGACATGGATCCGCATCATGGGCTGTCGATGTTGCTGAGCAGAATCCCGATTGTGAG GTCATCGGCATAGACATTGCCCCCCACATGAGTCCAGACGACATGCCTGACAACCTGTGGCTTCAG GTCGATGACTTGAACCGCCGTTTCACCTTTCCTGCAAACCATTTCGATCTTGTCCACTCTAGACTCCTTGCGACCGGCATTAACCGATCCCGATGGCCATCTTATCTTCGTGATATAGTCAG GGTCCTGAAGCCAGGAGGTTGGGCCCAAATGGTGGAAATTTACTTCAATGTTCAATCTGATAATGGTTCAATCACTGATGCCCATGCCTTGAGGAGGTGGAGCACACAATACCTGCGTGCCCTGGAGGACAGAAAAGATCTTCGGGTCGGATCAAAGTTGAGAACTCTTATGGCTGAGGCAGGGTTTGTCGAAGTAGACACGAAGATGATCCCTCTTCCTCTGTCTGCGTGGTCGACTGGTCGGTATCTGGCTGCCCGAAAATAA
- a CDS encoding RRNA assembly protein Mis3, putative, which translates to MPSTHNKEKAWDTDDIDKWKIEEFKPEHNAAGSFAEESSFMTLFPKYREQYLKEAWPVVTRALEKQGIACTLDLVEGSMTVKTTRKTYDPAAIIKSRDLIKLLARSVPVTQAMKILEDGVACDVIKIRNQVRNKERFVKRRQRILGPNGSTLKALELLTSTYILVQGNTVAVMGPFKGLKEVRRIIDDCMANIHPIYHIKELMIKRELAKDPTLAEESWDRFLPNFKKRTLSKRRVPFKVTDKEKKTYTPFPPAPEKSKVDLQIESGEYFLSKEAKERVHKEEVVERQRLKRDEKMREREKDFVAPEEVTPADLDEKKKKKEKKEKKEKKEKKEKKEKSKRKREAEEDAEADEATERKEKKKKKKSKSKEVSSDGE; encoded by the exons ATGCCTTCAACACACAACAAGGAGAAGGCCTGGGATACAGATGATATTGATAAGTGGAAG ATCGAAGAATTCAAACCGGAACACAATGCTGCAGGCAGTTTCGCCGAGGAGTCGTCCTTCATGACACTCTTCCCCAAATACCGGGAACAGTACTTGAAGGAAGCATGGCCGGTGGTCACAAGAGCGCTGGAGAAGCAGGGCATCGCCTGCACACTGGATTTGGTTGAGGGTAGCATGACAGTGAAGACAACGCGGAAGACCTACGACCCAGCAGCGATCATTAAATCCCGGGATCTGATCAAACTGCTTGCCCGAAGCGTACCGGTGACACAAGCGATGAAGATTCTCGAAGACGGCGTGGCATGCGACGTGATCAAGATCCGCAACCAGGTGCGGAACAAAGAGCGATTCGTGAAGCGACGACAGCGTATTCTCGGCCCGAACGGTTCAACCCTCAAAGCGCTCGAGCTGCTCACTAGTACATACATTCTGGTCCAGGGTAATACGGTGGCCGTGATGGGACCATTCAAGGGACTGAAGGAGGTGCGACGGATTATCGACGACTGCATGGCGAACATCCACCCAATCTACCACATTAAGGAGTTGATGATCAAGCGCGAGCTCGCCAAGGACCCGACGCTGGCAGAAGAGTCCTGGGACCGGTTCCTGCCTAACTTCAAGAAGCGTACACTGTCCAAGCGCCGTGTGCCGTTCAAGGTCACcgacaaggagaagaagacgtACACGCCGTTCCCCCCTGCGCCGGAGAAGAGCAAGGTCGATTTGCAGATCGAGTCTGGAGAGTACTTCTTGTCAAAGGAGGCCAAGGAGCGTGTTCACAAGGAGGAGGTCGTCGAGCGACAGCGCCTCAAGCGGGACGAGAAGATGCGTGAGCGCGAGAAGGATTTCGTTGCGCCCGAGGAGGTGACACCAGCCGATCTggacgaaaagaaaaagaagaaggaaaagaaggaaaagaaagaaaagaaagaaaagaaggaaaagaaggaaaagagcaAGCGAAAAcgcgaggccgaggaggatgCCGAGGCCGATGAGGCTACCGAGcgcaaagagaagaagaaaaagaagaagagcaagtcCAAGGAAGTTTCTTCCGATGGGGAATGA
- a CDS encoding Atg22B-1p produces the protein MDRDRKDDVLSTVEVDVLPSNKIEQPVAPDQFDERYCTTRNEIWAYYAYYIGNNGLSLFNFAPTAFQNLLSQAAPSDGLLDFIGKPRTSNSIVLLSNGISFAIQVVVFLVIGSFADFGYWRPNILIGLSIVAYAIGFGWLGVHTPDKWHVAVGLYMVGLIAYQTTLTFWTAAFPGLARNSLELKEKADAYAAGMITRDEYDYADTMMRSKLSNVAFYVQSVAEIFILAIIVGIMFGLRVNDSDSNNNWGLSVLIAFVSGVWLLVSIPWFVLEKRRPGQDPGKRSIFVAGMWHLWHAMKQIWHLKQSLIYLIGYFLLGDSLNTTVTVIGTLQNGIVAYNTLQLTYLLMVGIAAQAVGIYAFWKIQQRFQLGTKTMFNTIAIGIILLDGWGMIGIWTHKFGFHNEWEVWVYQAFYGLFICPWYSYSQIMISEVTPRGHEFLFFSLFNIIGKTSSFIGPIVSSAIIDATPSGNVSTPFYFLFGLSVVSFLILFLGVDLKKSQKEQERFLSDKLRQLDASSSSSDEESSAAV, from the exons ATGGACAGAGATCGCAAAGACGATGTCCTCTCCACTGTGGAAGTGGATGTTCTTCCCTCAAACAAGATCGAGCAGCCCGTTGCACCAGATCAATTCGATGAGAGATACTGCACCACCCGAAATGAAATCTGGGCCTATTATGC CTATTACATTGGAAATAATGGCTTGTCTCTGTTCA ACTTCGCACCAACTGCGTTTCAAAACTTGCTCTCCCAAGCAGCCCCTTCCGATGGACTACTCGATTTTATAGGCAAACCTCGCACGTCTAACAGCATCGTGCTCCTTTCAAATGGAATCTCCTTCGCGATCCAAGTCGTGGTATTCCTGGTAATCGGCAGTTTCGCCGATTTCGGTTACTGGAGACCCAACATCTTGATCGGATTGTCAATTGTTGCCTACGCCATCGGCTTTGGCTGGTTGGGCGTCCATACCCCAGACAAATGGCATGTTGCGGTCGGTTTGTACATGGTCGGTTTGATCGCTTATCAGACCACACTTACTTTCTGGACTGCTGCGTTCCCAGGATTGGCACGCAATTCCCTTGAATTGAAGGAAAAGGCGGACGCCTATGCCGCCGGGATGATAACTCGCGATGAATATGACTATGCCGATACTATGATGCGCAGCAAACTTTCCAATGTCGCTTTCTACGTTCAGTCCGTCGCGGAGATTTTCATTTTGGCGATTATTGTGGGAATTATGTTCGGGTTGCGTGTCAATGATAGTGACAGCAATAACAACTGGGGACTGAGTGTGCTAATCGCATTCGTCTCTGGTGTGTGGTTGCTTGTCTCGATTCCGTGGTTTGTTCTTGAGAAACGCCGTCCGGGTCAAGACCCTGGGAAACGGTCTATTTTTGTTGCAGGCATGTGGCACTTGTGGCATGCAATGAAGCAGATCTGGCATTTAAAGCAGAGTCTGATCTATCTGATTG GTTATTTCTTACTTGGAGACTCTCTCAACACCACTGTAACTGTAATTGGAACTTTGCAGAATGGCATCGTTGCTTACAATACCCTACAACTGACCTACCTTCTTATGGTTGGTATTGCTGCACAG GCAGTTGGTATATACGCATTTTGGAAAATCCAGCAACGCTTCCAGCTCGGAACCAAAACTATGTTCAACACCATCGCCATTGGAATCATCCTACTTGATGGCTGGGGCATGATCGGTATCTGGACCCACAAGTTTGGTTTCCACAATGAATGGGAAGTCTGG GTCTACCAAGCGTTTTACGGCCTTTTCATCTGCCCTTGGTACAGCTACTCGCAAATCATGATCTCAGAGGTTACACCCCGTGGCCATgagttcctcttcttcaGTCTCTTCAATATCATCGGCAAAACCTCGTCTTTCATTGGTCCCATCGTCTCTAGTGCAATTATCGATGCGACTCCATCGGGCAATGTCTCGACGCCATTCTACTTCTTGTTTGGGCTGAGCGTTGTCAGCTTTTTGATTCTGTTCTTGGGTGTTGATTTAAAGAAGAGCCAGAAAGAGCAGGAGAGATTCTTGTCGGACAAGTTGCGTCAGTTGGATGCTAGCTCATCGTCTTCTGATGAGGAGAGTTCTGCGGCGGTCTGA
- a CDS encoding RRNA processing protein Rrp8, putative, protein MFAVPGWSVESSALKSQTQAVQPKNESQPEKDAPNSDAKNNKRKRANDRVTAGNVDEMYRRHIEGATKAGNRGTEASVKPEKKQKKEKKEKQTPKTATTQEPTGETVTTADSDADQAEEKIPKKKQRKNKKNKDGDSEDKTETDGATTAPAKEALTPAPAAPAFPPTANLTPLQQAMRQKLVSSRFRHLNETLYTTPSAKALEMFSTNPELFDEYHAGFARQVKESWPSNPVDDYIKTIHTRGAIPLPRRGKPLDPAKGYPLPRRPTGVCTFADLGCGDAQLARALTPSAKKLNIKLNSYDLAAPNPLITKADISNLPLEDGAADVAIFCLSLMGTNWVSFVEEAWRILRGDGKGECWVSEVKSRFGKVQRKKSQIGAQKPGSKADKKKPKKKGGDDSEDDADIFAEDVRPSDNTDETDISAFVEVFQSRGFMLRRESVDKSNKMFVRMVFVKQGGAPTKGKHASALSVPAHGNKKRFVDRKPDSESGMSAEQEAKVLKPCVYKIR, encoded by the coding sequence ATGTTCGCCGTTCCAGGATGGTCAGTTGAGAGCTCTGCTCTGAAGTCACAGACCCAGGCCGTGCAGCCCAAGAACGAGTCCCAACCGGAGAAGGATGCCCCGAACAGCGATGCGAAGAACAACAAGCGCAAGCGTGCTAATGACCGTGTCACTGCGGGCAATGTGGATGAGATGTACCGAAGGCACATCGAGGGTGCTACCAAGGCTGGAAACCGCGGCACAGAAGCTTCCGTAAAGCCagagaagaagcagaagaaggaaaagaaggagaagcaAACACCTAAGACAGCCACCACCCAGGAGCCTACAGGTGAAACTGTCACTACTGCCGATTCAGATGCAGATCAAGCCGAGGAGAAAATacccaagaagaagcaaaggaagaacaagaagaacaaggacGGCGACTCAGAGGACAAGACCGAGACAGATGGTGCTACCACTGCCCCGGCTAAAGAAGCTCTtactcctgctcctgctgcTCCTGCATTCCCACCCACAGCGAACCTGACTCCACTTCAACAGGCGATGCGACAGAAGCTGGTCTCCTCTCGGTTCCGCCACCTGAACGAAACCCTCTACACCACCCCCTCTGCGAAAGCACTCGAGATGTTCAGTACAAACCCGGAGCTGTTCGACGAGTACCATGCTGGATTCGCGCGACAGGTGAAGGAGTCCTGGCCATCCAACCCGGTCGACGACTACATCAAGACCATCCACACCCGCGGTGCCATCCCACTGCCGAGGCGAGGAAAGCCCCTTGACCCTGCTAAGGGCTACCCGCTTCCCCGTCGTCCAACTGGAGTATGCACATTCGCCGATCTGGGCTGTGGTGATGCACAGCTTGCACGCGCATTGACGCCCTCCGCCAAGAAGCTGAACATCAAGCTCAACAGCTACGATCTGGCAGCCCCCAATCCGCTGATCACTAAAGCAGATATCTCAAATCTCCCCTTGGAAGATGGGGCGGCGGATGTGGCTATTTTCTGTCTGAGTCTAATGGGAACCAACtgggtttcttttgtcgaGGAAGCATGGCGTATTTTGCGCGGTGACGGCAAGGGCGAGTGTTGGGTCAGTGAGGTCAAAAGTCGATTTGGCAAGGTCCAACGCAAGAAGTCTCAGATCGGTGCGCAGAAGCCCGGCAGTAAGGcggacaagaagaagcccaagaagaagggcggCGATGATTCCGAGGATGACGCTGATATTTTTGCCGAGGATGTGCGGCCCTCTGACAATACCGACGAGACTGATATCTCGGCGTTTGTGGAGGTATTCCAGTCTCGTGGGttcatgcttcgccgggaATCTGTGGATAAGTCCAACAAGATGTTTGTGAGAATGGTGTTTGTTAAGCAGGGTGGTGCACCTACCAAGGGGAAACACGCTtccgctctcagtgtgccTGCACATGGTAACAAGAAGCGCTTTGTTGACCGTAAGCCTGATTCAGAGTCTGGCATGTCGGCTGAGCAGGAAGCCAAGGTGCTAAAGCCGTGTGTCTATAAGATCCGCTAG
- a CDS encoding Proteasome component Pup2, putative, with the protein MFIARSEYDRGINTFSPEGRLFQVEYSLEAIKLGSTAIGVATSEGVILGVEKRVTSTLLEASSVEKIVEIDQHIGCAMSGLQADARNLVEHARVECQNHAFHYAEPLRVESTTQAICDLALRFGESGDDEESVMSRPFGVALLIAGYDEDGPQLYHAEPSGTFYRYDAKAIGSGSEGAQAELQNEYHKSLTLVEAEMLVLKTLKQVMEEKLDSKNVQLASVTKEKGFRIYNDEEMGHAVTQLGGNQ; encoded by the exons ATGTTCATTGCACGATCAGAATATG ACCGTGGAATCAA CACCTTCTCCCCAGAAGGTCGTTTGTTCCAGGTCGAATACTCTCTAGAAGCTATCAAACTAGGCTCCACCGCCATCGGA GTAGCAACATCCGAGGGTGTCATCCTTGGTGTTGAGAAGCGCGTTACATCTACGCTGCTCGAAGCGTCGTCTGTCGAGAAGATCGTCGAAATCGATCAGCACATCGGCTGTGCCATGTCCGGTCTGCAGGCCGATGCCCGCAACCTGGTTGAGCACGCCCGCGTTGAGTGCCAAAATCACGCGTTCCACTACGCCGAGCCTCTGCGAGTCGAGAGCACCACACAAGCAATTTGCGATTTGGCCCTGCGATTCGGTGAGAGCGGTGATGACGAGGAGAGTGTCATGAGTAGGCCTTTTGGTGTTGCGCTGTTAATCGCCGGTTACGATGAGGACGGGCCCCAACT ATACCACGCTGAACCATCCGGCACATTCTACCGATATGACGCCAAGGCCATAGGCTCGGGAAGCGAAGGCGCGCAGGCGGAGCTGCAGAATGAATACCATAAGTCTTTGACTCTGGTAGAGGCCGAGATGTTAGTCCTCAAGACACTGAAGCAGGTCATGGAGGAGAAGCTTGATTCGAAGAACGTCCAGCTGGCCAGTGTCACCAAGGAGAAGGGTTTCCGTATCTACAATGATGAGGAGATGGGCCACGCTGTCACACAGCTGGGTGGCAACCAATGA
- a CDS encoding Spindle pole body component (Alp4), putative, whose product MSTNDRAAYMSAPRPRAVSNRVVSETRGPLSLQVENKDPLHHSTSSQKHTTSRDHNSMSDKRAERMVITSREKAVRRNPVNPVKESISAANRGDWDKTRPRKPVQLDDVNFSARTGEKHTADSPWNPQASLIPRSTAPLACRVSVPPLASTAPQALHPRPLRELSPDAQEAAILEDLLFVFMGFEGQYVHYASSYDPSIEKDRLTGPVFQIAPGLDPTLRDLIQSMLKMATHYSAMEAFLETQSRAECGAVSHSLCASIRKLLKDYLILIAQLEGQLLNNPTFTLHLLRLHTMPTSQCLAQLYSMGQELLLKNGLLDEDLEESIDDFDEDVDNILEQLKEGGDLVPGSMTRKKMCKGGNILGLLTGRLASFSGDPITKTLLQTLLRDASRPYMAMLNEWLHHGGIRDPHAEFLVKEQKWIKREKLEEDYTDEYWEKRYTIRENEVPPQLKSVQDKVLLAGKYLNVVRECGGVDVSKEVKDVPKTLDDPRFLDNVNSAYTYANASLLNLLVTKNSLTTRFRSLKHYFFLDRSDFFSYFLELGASELRKPARAVNEGKLQSLLDIVLRQPGSVAALDPFKEDVKVRMNKIGLTKWLMQVVNVSGVNQDGAEAEKQQASAVHPADEDKDILGFDALELDYSVPFPLSLVISRKTVLRYQLIFRHLLSLRHLEALLVTSWADQNKTTSWRHKSSDRRLEIWKRRAWNLRAKMLVFVQQLLYFCTAEVIEPNWVGLMGRVNSVHADTSEVEENDMKQVNRTVDELMQDHVDFLDTCLKECMLTQAKLLKIHSKLMTCCTMFASWTAASLSRALASADPDLAGGKVPGADARGYDPTRIGKLEDTLKRYEDHFSRHLRILMDSLNYFAATESVVLLKLAHSLTSISREESKED is encoded by the exons ATGTCTACCAATGACCGTGCTGCGTATATGAGCGCTCCACGACCCCGCGCCGTCTCCAATCGCGTCGTTTCAGAAACTCGCGGACCGCTGTCGCTACAAGTCGAGAACAAGGATCCTTTGCACCACAGCACCTCAAGTCAGAAGCATACAACATCCCGGGATCATAATAGCATGTCCGATAAGCGCGCCGAGCGAATGGTGATCACGTCACGGGAAAAGGCAGTGCGAAGGAACCCTGTGAACCCTGTTAAGGAATCTATCAGTGCAGCCAACAGAGGCGATTGGGATAAAACTCGACCTAGGAAGCCTGTTCAACTTGATGACGTAAACTTCAGTGCCCGAACTGGGGAGAAGCACACGGCTGATT CACCGTGGAACCCCCAAGCGTCATTGATTCCTCGCTCGACAGCTCCTCTCGCATGTCGTGTATCAGTTCCCCCCCTGGCCTCGACGGCCCCACAGGCCCTTCATCCTCGGCCACTTCGAGAGCTCTCACCCGATGCCCAGGAAGCCGCGATCTTGGAGGACTTGTTATTCGTGTTCATGGGGTTTGAAGGTCAATATGTTCACTATGCTAGCTCATACGACCCATCGATCGAGAAAGACCGCCTCACTGGCCCAGTTTTCCAGATAGCCCCGGGGCTGGACCCGACCCTCCGTGATCTCATCCAGTCCATGTTGAAAATGGCGACGCATTACAGTGCCATGGAAGCATTTTTAGAAACACAAAGCCGCGCTGAATGCGGCGCTGTTAGTCACTCACTGTGCGCATCCATTCgcaagctcctcaaagatTACCTGATACTTATCGCACAGCTGGAAGGCCAGCTACTGAACAATCCTACATTTACCTTGCACCTTCTTCGTCTCCACACAATGCCTACCAGCCAATGCCTAGCCCAGTTATATTCTATGGGCCAGGAACTGTTGCTCAAAAATGGTCTTCTAGATGAGGACCTCGAGGAGTCGATTGACGACTTCGATGAGGATGTTGACAACATACTTGAACAACTTAAAGAAGGAGGAGACTTAGTACCAGGTTCTATGACCCGTAAGAAAATGTGCAAAGGAGGCAATATTCTCGGACTCCTAACGGGGCGCTTGGCTTCGTTTTCAGGTGATCCAATCACGAAGACCCTGCTTCAGACATTACTGCGTGACGCCAGCAGGCCTTACATGGCCATGTTGAATGAGTGGTTGCACCATGGCGGTATCAGGGATCCCCACGCTGAGTTCCTAGTTAAGGAACAAAAATGGATCAAACGCGAGAAACTCGAGGAGGACTACACAGACGAGTATTGGGAGAAACGTTACACGATTCGAGAGAATGAGGTTCCGCCTCAGCTAAAGAGCGTGCAGGACAAAGTTCTGCTGGCTGGAAAGTATCTCAACGTCGTGCGTGAATGTGGTGGCGTCGACGTCAGCAAAGAGGTCAAAGATGTCCCCAAGACGCTCGACGATCCACGCTTCCTGGACAACGTAAATTCCGCCTACACCTATGCCAACGCTTCCTTGTTAAATCTTCTTGTCACGAAAAATTCCCTCACCACCCGATTCCGCTCCCTGAAACACTACTTCTTCCTGGACCGCTCTGATTTCTTTTCGTACTTCCTCGAGCTTGGTGCTTCCGAGCTACGAAAACCAGCACGAGCCGTCAACGAGGGCAAGCTTCAGTCACTACTGGATATTGTCCTTCGACAGCCTGGCAGTGTTGCAGCACTGGACCCGTTCAAGGAAGATGTGAAGGTGCGAATGAACAAGATCGGCCTCACGAAATGGTTGATGCAAGTCGTGAATGTTTCAGGGGTCAACCAAGATGgcgcagaagcggagaagCAACAAGCCTCTGCTGTCCATCCCGCCGACGAGGACAAAGACATTCTTGGATTCGATGCGCTTGAACTGGACTACTCAGTTCCGTTCCCGTTGTCACTGGTTATTAGCCGTAAAACAGTCCTACGGTACCAACTTATTTTCCGCCATCTTCTATCGTTGCGCCACCTTGAGGCGTTGCTGGTGACGTCCTGGGCAGACCAGAACAAGACCACCAGCTGGCGGCATAAATCGTCTGATCGACGGCTTGAAATATGGAAACGGCGGGCGTGGAACCTGCGCGCGAAGATGTTAGTCTTTGTTCAGCAGCTTTTGTACTTTTGTACGGCTGAGGTCATTGAACCTAATTGGGTTGGTCTTATGGGTCGTGTCAACAGCGTTCACGCCGATACGTCGGAGGTGGAGGAAAATGATATGAAGCAGGTCAACCGGACGGTTGATGAGCTTATGCAGGATCATGTGGATTTCTTAGATACCTGTTTGAAGGAGTGCATGCTCACACAGGCTAAGCTGTTGAAG ATCCATTCGAAACTGATGACTTGCTGCACCATGTTTGCTTCCTGGACTGCGGCATCACTTTCACGCGCTTTGGCTTCAGCCGATCCCGACTTGGCTGGTGGCAAAGTCCCGGGCGCTGATGCCAGAGGATATGATCCAACTCGGATTGGAAAACTCGAGGACACACTGAAAAGATACGAGGACCATTTCTCGCGCCACCTTCGCATTTTGATGGACAG CTTAAATTACTTCGCCGCTACGGAAAGTGTGGTGCTCCTGAAGCTTGCACACTCCTTGACCTCCATCAGCCGAGAGGAGAGTAAAGAGGATTGA